The genomic DNA CCGCGCCGTCCGCTTCAGCAAGCCGGCGGCCAGCAGATACGGCTCCACCACGTCGACGATCGTATCCTGCTCTTCGCCGAGAGCCGCCGCCAGCGCCTCAATGCCGACCGGCCCGCCGCCGTAAAACTCGATAATCATCTTCAAGACCTTGCGATCAATCGCATCCAACCCCAGCGCATCGATCCCTTGCGCGGCCAAGGCCGCCTCGGCGATGGTTTGCGTCAGCGCCCCGTGATGCTTGACCTGCGCGTAGTCCCGCACCCGGCGCAACAGCCGATTGGCGATGCGCGGGGTCCCGCGGGAACGTTCGGCAATGAGCCGCGCGACCTCATCAGCAACACTCATGCCCAGAATCTTCGCCGATCGCGCAATCACCCTGGTCAGCTCGCTCGGCGTATAGAACTCTAGATGGTACACCATGCCGAAGCGGCTGCGCAATGGATTCGACAAGAGCCCAGCCCGCGTCGTGGCCCCGATCAACGTAAAGCGCTTCAGATGAAACTTGATCGTCTTGGCATAGGGGCCTTTGTCGATGACAAAATCGATTTCGAAATTTTCCATCGCCGGATAGAGAAACTCCTCGACCACTTTGGAGAGCCGATGGATCTCATCGATAAACAGCACGTCGCCCTTGCCCAGATTCGTCAGAATGCCGATGAGATCTCCTGCGCGCTCAATGGCCGGGCCGCTCGTCGCCGTGATTTTCGCGCTGAGCTCATTGGCGACGATGTGCGCGATGCTCGTCTTGCCCAACCCAGGCGGGCCAGCCAGCAGCACGTGCTCCAGCGGCTCGCTGCGCCGCGTGGTGGCATCAATGGCGATCTGGAGATTGTCTTTGACCTGAGTCTGGCCGACGAACTCATCGAAACGCTTCGGACGAAGGCTTAAGTTGAGAACGCGGTCCTCATCGTTCTCGATATTCGGCGGCAGCGCCGGCGGCATCGGCGGAAGAGCGGCTTTCGGCTTCATATCGTCTCAACCAACCGTTGCTGGCGATAGACTTCGTTCAGCAGATCCTCGGCGGTTTTGAGCTTCGGGTTTCGCTCCAGCGCGGCTTTGACCATTTGCCGCGCCTCGGGCCGCTTGTATTCTAGCTGCACGAGAATCGCCACCGCTTCATCTTCGAGCGCGGGCGCATGATCATCCCTCGGCTCGGTGCCGGCCCCCTTCGCTTGCATCAGGGCGAACTTGCCCACCTTGCCCTGGAGTTTCGCGATGATCTCCTTCGCCCGCTGCTCGCCGATGCCGGGCAGCGACCGCAGCAGCGTCGCATCGCCCTCATCGATCGCCTTGGCAATCACCGGAATCGGCTGGGTGAGCGCTTTGAGCGCTCCGCGCGGCCCCACGCCGGAGACCGAAATGAACCGCGTGAAAAACTCCCGCTCGATCTCATTCAGAAATCCGATCAGCACGGGAACCCCCCGCCCCACCTCCAGCTGCTGATAGTGGAAGGTGACGAGCTCCAACTCTCCGCTGTCGGTCAAGCGCTCCTGCACGGTCTGCAGAATCGACGGGGCCACAAACACCTCGTAGCTGACCCCGTTGACGTCAAGGAGCAGCTGCTGCTCACCGATCTGGCGCACCGTGCCCCGCAGGCGCGAGATCATGAGAGCACCCCGGCCAGATGATGACGCTGTGTGACCGCATGGGCATGGGCAATCGCCAAGGCCAAGGCATCGGTCGCATCCGCTGACCAGGACGGATCCGCGCGATCAATCCATTGCCCCACCATGCGTCCGACTTGCTCCTTGGACGCATGGCCGTTGCCGGTCACGGCGCGTTTGACCTGCGTGGACGGATACTCCACTAACGGAATCCCCTGGGTTTGCGCCGCGAGGCACGCCACCCCGCGCGCATGGCCCATCATCGCCGCGGTCGTGACATGCCCATGGTGCGTGAAAATCTTCTCGATGACCGCCGTGTCCGGACGGTGAGTGGCCATCAGCGCTAAGAGCCGGCCATGAATCGCACTCAGCCGTTCGGCCAGCGGTTTGCCGCGTGGCGGGCGGATCTCCCCAGCCGCTTTGACGTGCAACCGGTCCGCGATCGTCTCGATAATCCCAAATCCTGTGGCGTTCAATCCTGGATCAATCCCCAAAATCACCATGTCTTAGGCGTGCTCCGTGAGGAGCGCGTCGGGAATGTCAAAATTGGCGTAGACGTGCTGCGAGTCCTCCTGGTCCTCCAAAGCGTCAAGAAGTGCCAGCAGGGTTTTCGCTTTTGAGGGGTCGTCCACGCGCATGGTCGAGGAGGGCACCATGGTGATCTCTGCCGACTCCCACGCAAATCCCGCCTTCTGCAGCGCGCTCTTCACGGCCTCAAAGGCGTGCGGGTCTGAGGTCACGGCGGCCTGCCCTTCCTCCATCTTCAAGTCCTCGGCCCCGGCCTCGAGGGCCGCGTTCATCAGCTGCTCTTCGTTGAGCCCCTTCGCGCTGAGGAGAATCAGGCCTTTCTTTTGAAAGAGCCATGAGACGCTGC from Candidatus Omnitrophota bacterium includes the following:
- a CDS encoding Holliday junction DNA helicase RuvA, with translation MISRLRGTVRQIGEQQLLLDVNGVSYEVFVAPSILQTVQERLTDSGELELVTFHYQQLEVGRGVPVLIGFLNEIEREFFTRFISVSGVGPRGALKALTQPIPVIAKAIDEGDATLLRSLPGIGEQRAKEIIAKLQGKVGKFALMQAKGAGTEPRDDHAPALEDEAVAILVQLEYKRPEARQMVKAALERNPKLKTAEDLLNEVYRQQRLVETI
- the ruvC gene encoding crossover junction endodeoxyribonuclease RuvC encodes the protein MVILGIDPGLNATGFGIIETIADRLHVKAAGEIRPPRGKPLAERLSAIHGRLLALMATHRPDTAVIEKIFTHHGHVTTAAMMGHARGVACLAAQTQGIPLVEYPSTQVKRAVTGNGHASKEQVGRMVGQWIDRADPSWSADATDALALAIAHAHAVTQRHHLAGVLS
- the ruvB gene encoding Holliday junction branch migration DNA helicase RuvB, coding for MKPKAALPPMPPALPPNIENDEDRVLNLSLRPKRFDEFVGQTQVKDNLQIAIDATTRRSEPLEHVLLAGPPGLGKTSIAHIVANELSAKITATSGPAIERAGDLIGILTNLGKGDVLFIDEIHRLSKVVEEFLYPAMENFEIDFVIDKGPYAKTIKFHLKRFTLIGATTRAGLLSNPLRSRFGMVYHLEFYTPSELTRVIARSAKILGMSVADEVARLIAERSRGTPRIANRLLRRVRDYAQVKHHGALTQTIAEAALAAQGIDALGLDAIDRKVLKMIIEFYGGGPVGIEALAAALGEEQDTIVDVVEPYLLAAGLLKRTARGRKATRLAYQHVAASKGEKLALFAAASSNE